GAACAAGGTGACAACAGGCTTGCTCAGTGTGAAGATCAGTGCGACTATAAAAGGTTTTTTGTGATTTGCCTCTGTGATATTTAATTATGTGTGCCCTGTAACTTCCGTGGTCTCTCAGCATCACTGCCCATGGTCGTGTTAATGAGAAACTGACTCTAGCTTGAATGCAATGATTGCTGCGCTCTTGCGTCAGAGTGTTGCCGTTGAAGTCGGTGCACCAATAttagcaaataaaatgtgtctgttctcATTAGCATTGAATCATTCTGTTCCGCTTTTTTCTATCTTATATACAGCAAATGCTATATGTTCAAGGATAACAGATTAGGTTACTCATTTGATGTTTTACATTAATACCGAGAGGTCTCTGAAAATAACGCTCCGCTACACGTGGTCTTAAATCTTTGCAGAACGAGAGTAAGCCAGTGCAAATGATGCACCAGAAAAGCAAGTTTCCTTTGACCTTCATTCCGGAGGCCAACTGTCAGATTCTGGAGCTGCCATACGTGGGTAAAGATCTAAGCATGCTCATCATCCTGCCCAATGAGATTGAGGATGACTCCACAGGGCTGCAGAAGGTCAGTCTGCGTTCGTTAAATCACAACCTTATACGGCTCTGTCACCTGCCATAACATGGTAATGCCCCACGGCAGCCAACTTGGTTGGGTATCAGACCTTgtgttatatttgtatttatggtatgtgcttagcagatgctcttatctagagggacttgcatagcttacagttacagttggatatttacagaaacaatttaggttaaataccttgctcaagggtagtATCTTGTTGCTATTCCTGTCAATGCAAATGAGAACAGTGCTTGGTCTTGCCCTGCAGTTGGAGAGGGAGCTCACGTACGAGAACCTTGTGGAGTGGACCAGGCCCGACATGATGGACAGCGTGGAGGTGACGGTGGGTCTGCCCAGGTTCAGGCTGGAGGAGACCTACAACCTGAAGAAAATCCTCACCAGCCTGGGCATGGAGGACGCCTTCGACGTTGGCAAGAGCGACTTCTCCGGCATGTCCCCCAGCAACGAACTGGTGCTCTCCCAGGTGGTGCACAAGTCCTTTGTGGAGGTGAACGAGGAGGGCACGGAGGCCGCTGCCGCCACGGCCGCCATCATGATGATGCGCTGCGCCATGATCCCGGCGAGGTTCATCGCCGACCaccccttcctcttcttcatcagACACAACCCCTCCCTGAACATCCTCTTCTACGGCCGATTCTGCTCCCCATGAGGGGTGGCAGAATGTATTGTTCTAAGCTGGGGCCTTAGAGTTGATGTTTGCATACTGAAAGCTTTACAATGCCCTTGAGAGCATGTAATCAAATAAATCGTGTTACATTTGTATCTGCTTTACACTGGGAAATGAGAATAACCTTTgactgtttcattcattcagttccAGGGCACACTGTTTAGTGCTtgttcatatatacagtacgCTAAAAATGTCACTGGTTTTACCTTAAAGCTGTGCTGTATCTCGAATGTGACTTAACACCAAAGATTATATCATGTCTGCTAATTCTTTTCATGACTGTGTGCAACTAAAAACAGTATGGAATAACCAATACCAACCAaacttttatgaaaataaaagggTGTAAAGATTTAACATGTAGGGTGCTTTATTGTTGATTTCAGTGCCAAAAAGCACAACCACTCCTatata
The nucleotide sequence above comes from Megalops cyprinoides isolate fMegCyp1 chromosome 2, fMegCyp1.pri, whole genome shotgun sequence. Encoded proteins:
- the LOC118772923 gene encoding leukocyte elastase inhibitor-like isoform X2 — encoded protein: MELLSAANTSFSLDLFKKISDDNKSSNVFYSPLSISSALAMVYLGARGNTATQMSQTLHFHKAGDDIHAGFSKLIADLNKEGAPYALSMANRLYGEQSYTFVEKFIEDTKKHYRAELEAVDFIANAEAARVNINTWVEKQTQDKIKNLLPEGILDSLTRLVLVNAIYFKGNWEKKFNETSTKEMPFRLNKNESKPVQMMHQKSKFPLTFIPEANCQILELPYVGKDLSMLIILPNEIEDDSTGLQKLERELTYENLVEWTRPDMMDSVEVTVGLPRFRLEETYNLKKILTSLGMEDAFDVGKSDFSGMSPSNELVLSQVVHKSFVEVNEEGTEAAAATAAIMMMRCAMIPARFIADHPFLFFIRHNPSLNILFYGRFCSP